In Desulfovibrio sp., the genomic window GGCGCATGCAACGCGTGCGCCCTGGCCCAAGCACAGGAGAATCCACATGCCCGGCAATGCAGACACCTTATCCCTTGCGCCTGGCCGCCCGCTGGTCAGAAGTGTTGGGCGGCTGGCCCGCGCCATGGCCCGCCAGATTTCGGGCTTTGCCCGGCTGGGAAAAATGGCCTACACGCTTCCCCAGTGCGGCGACCCCCAAACCTTTGCTACGGCCTGCCTCACGGCCCTTGATGTAATCCCCGAGTGCCTGCGTGGCGACCTGGGTCGCATCCCCGCCGAAGGCCCGGTCATTCTTTTTGCCAACCACCCTTCCGGCGCGCTGGAAGGGTTGATGATGGCCGCCCTGTGCGGCAGGGCGCGGCCCGATCTCAAAATCCTCGCCAGTGCCGCTCTCTTGCGTATTCCGCAGATTGCCCAGCTGGCTCCCATGCTGCTGCCGCTCGACCTTTCTGGCGGCGCGGTATCCAACGCAGCTGTGCTGCGCAGCGCCATGAACCACCTGCGCAAGGGCGGTGCCCTGGGTATTTTTCCTGCTGGCGAGGTGGCTCGCTGGCACTTTGGGCGTGGCATTGCCGAGCAGCCCTGGTCGCGCCTGCTCAGCAGGCTCACTGGCCGCAATTCGGACGTTCCCGGCCTGAACTTTGTGCCCCTGCACATGTCTGTGCGCTACAACCCCCTGTTTATCGCTGCCACCATGCTGCGCGACAATCTGGGCGAGGCGCTTCTGCCCCACACATTGTTCAGGCAGCGTGGCAGCAACGCACGCATGATCGTGGGCGAGGCCATTGCCGCAGATACTCTGACCGGCCTGACCCACGAACAGCGCACCCACTGCCTTGGTCTGTGCCGCTCTGCCCTTGGCTCCGAAGTTCACACAGAACGCCGCGCCGAGCAGTGCGCGCCGCTGGCCACGGCAGCGGAAAAAATGGACATCATGGTCAGCCTGGCCGCCCTGCCGGAAGACCGCCTGCTGGCTCGCGAAGGTCGCTATGCCGTGTATCTTGTGGAAGGTGACGAATCTCCTCTGTTGCTCGACGAACTGACCAGAAGGCGCGAGGAGGCGTTCCGCGCTTTGGGCGAAGGCTCTGGCCAGTCGCGCGATACAGACTGCTACGACCCGCAGTATTCGCACCTGTTGCTGCTGGACGAGGAAGGCAAAAGCATCGCCGGATCATACCGCGCCCGCGTTGTCCGCCCCGAAGACACCCGGCACTGTTCAAAAAAACACCTCTACACAGCCTCTCTCTTTGACTACGAGCCGGAATTTTTCCAGCAGTGCGGCAATGCGCTGGAATTGGGCCGCGCCTTTGTTTGCCCCGAATACCAGCGCGACTACACCCCCCTGCTCCTGCTGTGGAAGG contains:
- a CDS encoding GNAT family N-acyltransferase, with product MPGNADTLSLAPGRPLVRSVGRLARAMARQISGFARLGKMAYTLPQCGDPQTFATACLTALDVIPECLRGDLGRIPAEGPVILFANHPSGALEGLMMAALCGRARPDLKILASAALLRIPQIAQLAPMLLPLDLSGGAVSNAAVLRSAMNHLRKGGALGIFPAGEVARWHFGRGIAEQPWSRLLSRLTGRNSDVPGLNFVPLHMSVRYNPLFIAATMLRDNLGEALLPHTLFRQRGSNARMIVGEAIAADTLTGLTHEQRTHCLGLCRSALGSEVHTERRAEQCAPLATAAEKMDIMVSLAALPEDRLLAREGRYAVYLVEGDESPLLLDELTRRREEAFRALGEGSGQSRDTDCYDPQYSHLLLLDEEGKSIAGSYRARVVRPEDTRHCSKKHLYTASLFDYEPEFFQQCGNALELGRAFVCPEYQRDYTPLLLLWKGIGQLALRNRVRTLFGPASIGLNYRQQSVDLLWRHLRLRHWDAPLATLVRGKHPRRLREELPFAQHLDYKAVNNLVRQMEGGRTLPILFKHYLQLGGRIAAFHEDRTFGTLDALLVVDLLNAPDKQLRRYVGEEGMRRLRNSSAPV